The nucleotide window CAcaaataaaaaaatgttcatgaattaaGAAAAGTTATCATATTTAATATTCAGGTGTttggaaaaatgttcatgaattttaaaaatattcatctattttagaaaagaagaaaaactaaaaaatagaaacttgagGAAATAGAAAAATCagcaaaaggaaaagaaaaaaaacatgtCTGGAAGCTTCCAGAAACTGGGTAGAGAAGTTTCCCTAAATCAGCCGAAACTTTCTAGTGATTTACTATCTGCTAACAGGCCGACACAACATTAGCGTTGTGGTGAGCGATACATAGGCTCCATTCATTCATATCTCTCCTAGCTCTGCGCTTCACCAGGTCCACACGTAGAGTTGCCACACAAGCGTTCCTCTTGCAAAACCAACAATCAACAGGAGGTGCTTCCAGACCCAGGGTGCCCGCCGGGAACTCCGTCGCTCCCCTTCCCCTCTAGTCGCTGTCTTGCCGTCATGAGGGGGAGGGGAGCCCCGGTTTCTCGATCTGGCGTTGCGTCTTGGCGTGATGGCGAGAATGAGCTGATCTTTGAGCGCGGCAATGATGATTGTTGTAGATATGCGGAAGATGGTGGAGGACCCAGCCATGTGTTAAAGGGCGGGTGGGCGTTGGCCCCGGATCTGGCGTTGAAGAGGCTCGAAGGGCTCCTCCGGTCGATGTTTTTTATCGGGGTAGATCCAACCTTCCGGGGTTGGTGGCTACCGCGACTCGTTAACGCTTCCTGGCTAGGGATTTCTTCAATGTCAAGATGTGGAACAGTTTCTAGTGctcttcttctccggcgacgGTGAAGTTCGTGGGTGCTTGGTAGTTGCGGCGAAGGTAGTATGTAGGAGTATAACCACTTGTATCTTTCTTGGTTTTTGTTGCTTGTATGCGTTTCATCTTTGTATCGTTCCTTCTATAAATACACTGGTATAATGTATGCCTATGGTGTACATTTtcgaaaaaagaaaaaaagtccACACGTGGAGTTGGGCTGAACGTCTGCGAAGCCGAAAGAAAGGCGTATCTATAATAGCTAAATAGTTTATCCCCACTATCCTTTTTTTCTTGATATGCAAGCTGTCCACATCAACAgcccagccacatcatcatttCTTCACCCACTTACGGGAGGGGCCAGCCACAAGTTAACCAGCGTAAAAAATAGTGGCCACATACGTTAGTGTTCGGTTACCAGCAGTACTGGAGGAGGAACCACCACTCCTTTCTATATTTTTTGTCTTCTCAGCGAGCAGTTATGTTTCAAACGTAACATCGGACTAAAGGCTTGACTGAAATTGTTTCCTCTTCCAAGGGCACTAGCCTAGATGCATCATCTCATCTCCCCACCATATATTTCTCTCCAATGAATAGACCGGGTCCGCGCATCTCATCTTCCAATCCCACCTATTCTATTCTTGATCGAGTCCCGACTCCTAGCCGATGGAATAGAGCTTCGGCGCCAAGATGGGCCTCGAGGGTTCGCCCGGATGAGATCGCTTCGCCGGCGCCCTGCGTCGGCTTTGCCCCTCAGTCGTACGGCCCGTCGTGCAGCCCCTCAGCCGCTCCTCCCTTTGCCCCGGCGTGAAGAACAACGATCTGTCGATCTAGTTGGTGTGGCTGTGACAGGAGAGAATACGAGGGGCTCCTTGCAGCTGGGCTCTACTTGCCTCTACCAAACTATTTTCTTTTCTTTACTCATGTTCGCTATGCTCTCTCAATTAGACCGAAACATTACCATTGGCGTCAATGTTCCCGTCAGTAAGGTAGGTGCGGTTCAGTAATGTATTACTCTTTCCCTAATTACTTGTACATCACCAAATCCGAAGGTAATTGATATTATGGACTTAATGATCTGTTTTGTCCTCTTGCAGTTCAATTAGATTTGGATTTTATTCAGAGCAGTTTTGATCTATATTTCCAAGAGCAGTTTTGATCTATATTTCCAAGAGCAGTTTTGATCTATATTTTTCGTCGACCTACCAATATTGTGTTATTGAAGGAAAATGGAATGAATAAGATGAAAGTGAGGTAACATTAATGGCCACAGATAGTGATCGTGTCTGGTGTGGCAAAGGTAACCCATTCATCATTTTTTGGTGAGACCACGTAACTGAAGTGAGACTTTTACCACTGATTTTTTGGAGATGCTTTGTTCGATGTAGTTGCTCAATGCTTTATGATATGTCGTGCTTCACAACTGAAACACGCTTTTACCACTGATTTTTTGAAGATGCTTTGTTTAATGTAGTTGCTCAATGCTTTATGATATATGTCGTGCTTCACAACTGAAACACGCTTCACTGCCTCCTCTTGTCCGTTGGCAAGCCGCATCCAAACAGAAGGAGCTCGCATTGGAGCAGTGGAGCTGCACTACTCAAGCTTGCTCTCACCGCAATctatgcatatgcattgcatcaaCATCTAATCCTGGTATAGGCACAACCTTCTGATGTGAGATTGGCACAGCCAATTTTGGTAAGGCACGTGATGAATGTCAATTCCCCAGTTTATGCTTGACGATACTTTTCATTTGTATGTTTATCGTGCTTAGTTAATTATGGCGATCTCATGGTCTCCTGCCATCTCTATCCTTTTTTGGGTTATGATGTGATTGTGAAAATCCCCCATCATCACAAGGTAGGTAAAAGTTCATATTAGACCATTTAAATCCATAAGGCGAGGCTAACTGCATTTCAATCTGCAGAGTTATTGATCATAAATTAATAATTAAGGGAATACCTGTATGTATGTGTTGTGCTACAGAAGATAGCCCATTGGACTGTCAAAGGTGAGATTTCAGTTAAGTCCATAAGCCGAGGCTAACTGCATTTAATTTTGTTTTGTTGTTCAACCCTGATAGGAAAGATGAGCTTGCTAGCTTGGACCAAGGCTGCATGAGGAAGGCCATCAACTGGAATAGTTTGGACGTCAAGTAACTAGAATTTGGTTCATTTCATACACAAATCATCTTCTTTGCTGGTAAAAGTAACAAACTATCAATATCACCATATTATGCATATGATTTTACTGTTTTTCTTTGTATTGAGCATTGCTCCGTGAGCTATATAAATTCTTTATTTTTTATCTATATTCGCATACTACTATGTTGCAAACTTTTAGCCATTGAAGTCTCCAGAGCATTTGTTATTAGCATAGCTTTGCTGGCAAATCTGTTTGTTCTCGCGTACCAAAAAATATCTATGATGAAAGTGGTATACGACATCTTGCTTGGTGATTAAATGTTACTGTAATTTTGGTTTGGATAGACAAAGTGTTGCGCAAAATATAATAACATTTTGTACTGTAATAGTTCATACTTATCATACTTTCTGCCATGTAATTTTTATATGTATATATACTGTTCACATTTGCCAAAAGCTTGAGCAACCCAAGCAAAGTTTCCATCTGGTTGTTTGGTCCAATTATCATTGTTTCTAAGCAAATTATATACATTTCTGGATTCATATGCATGTATGATCCTACCTCATCCATTATTTGTTTCATTTTAGATAGGATTGACTGAAATTAGCATTTTACTTTATGAAACTCACAATATATGCACTAAaattcccgcagcaacgcgcTGGTTTCCTTCTAGTTGTGTAAAAAGTTACGTACGGGTTCGCTGTGAACTTCCGACCAGGTCGAATCCCTAGCCCACGCCACGACGCCATTTGTTCCTCGTCAGGAACCCTAGCCGCGCcagcccgccgccgccccgccggcaGCCCTCCGCGGCCCTCTCCTCCTTCCGTCCCGCCGTCGCCTTCCTCTCCTCCTTTCCGTCGACCTCTTCGCCGCCGTTGGCCTGCTTTGCCGGGCTGCAGCCCCATCTGGGCGCTCGGGCCGTAGTCTTTGCGGAGGAAACCAGCCGAGCAGTCCAGTCCACACACACCCCAGGCCCGCTTCTGGCCCATATGCCGGCGACAACCAACCGGACCAGAGCTCCTCGACAGACACAGACACAGCGCCTCCCAAGCCCTAACGGCAACACCAACACCGGCCACGCGGCGGCCGGCTCACCGTAGCCGTCCCCTCGCGCTCGCCTTCGCCAGCGCGGCAGCGCCGTCCGTCGGTGTCGCACCCGCCACCACCTCTTCCCCCTCTCCCTTCCGCCGCCGCAACCGCGCAGCTGCCGCAGCCACTCGCCGCCGACACCAAACCGAGCCGCCCGGCCGCCTCCTGCTGTTCCGCGCTCGTCCCTTGCCGTGCATATGGACGAAGAGCGCGTGGAACGGGAAGGCCGCCGCCTCAAGAAGAAGGCGAAGCATCGTGATGAAGAGGGGAAGGCGAAGGATAAATTGAAGCGTCGCACAGATGAAAAGGCAACTGAGGCTGATTCGGTCGAAGAAAAAGTTAAGGAGGAGGCTGTGGTAGGCGCTGCGGAGGAGAAAGAAGGCCACAAGCGCAAGAAAGGGAAGGGCCGCAGTGAGGAGACGAAGAGCAAGGAGAATGTTCCAGTCGTTTCAGGTAGCATAGAGAACGGTGTTGGTGAGGAGCAGGCCAAGAAGTCGGGCTCGATGGCGCCTTGTTCGGAGGGTGCCATGAACAAAGACAATGTGAAGAAAGAcaagaagagaaggaaggaggagaagaagaaagagaaagaagCTGATATGACTGAGCAGAAGCAGAGTTTTGATACTACTGTTGGTAAGGAGCAAGCTGAAACTTCTGGCTTGATGGAGGTAACGCCCTGTTTGGAGCTCGCCCAGGGCGATATGAGCAAAGACAAGGTGAAGAAAgtcaagaagaaaaagaaggaagAGAAAGAAGCTGAGAAGACTGGGCAGCAGAAGCAGACATTTGATACTACTGTTGGAAATTCAGGGGCAAAGTATGCAGAGGGAGACAAGGTTGAGGGAAAACAGTCTAGCAAGGCAAAGAAGAGCAAACGCAAGAGTGATGATGGTGCACCTGCTGCTGATCAAATCGTGACAAGAGAatacaagaagaaaaagaaggagcATTCAGTTGTGCTGGAAGAGAGCAGCCAAACCGAAAATAGCAATGAAGGTGAGAATAGAGAGATTAAGAAGGGAGGAAAGGAAAGGAGTAAAGCCAGTCCAGACTTTAGTGAGAATGCATCTGCTGGGGGAGAGGAAGCTGGTGTAGATGGTAATGATGataagaagaaaaagaagagcaagggGATTGGAGGagggaaaaaagagaaagaaaagtcAGTTTGGTCAACAAAGGGTAAGCAGGTGAGTTTTGCTGATTCCGCGGAGATGTTTAGAACCGAAGGTGGTGACAGGGAGGGGATTGGAGGAGGAAAGCAGAAGGAAAAGGCAGCTCTGTCAAAGAAGAAAGGTAAGCGGGTGAGCTTTGCTAATTCTGCGGAGGTGTTTAGCATTGAAGGTGGTGATAATGAAGAGGATGGCATCAGCGATGAATCGAAAAGTGTGCATGGTCGATTTACCCCAGAGGAAGACGCCGCCCTCATGGAAGCTATGAGGGGTTACGCAGAGGTTGCATCTCTTGCTTTAAATTTTTGCATTCATGTTACAATGAGCAGATTTAAACTGAATGGAAGCTATGCCCATGTTTTTTTTTGACAAAAGGCTGCTTCTATTTTATAATTTAGATGGATGTTTTTTCTTTAACTTAATATGATTGATTTCAACCATATGTTATTTTAATTTGATCCAACCTACACATGGAACTATGGTAATTTCTTTTAAATCACAGCATATCGATAAAACATGAACTTATTACAGTTACTTATTACTTATAGGTGCATAtgttatactccctccgtcccaaaataagtgtctcaactttgtattaactttgttctaaagttagtacaaagttgagtcacttattttgggatggagggagtatatgggtTTGTATAAAGCACTCCAGCTGAGCATTTAATATGGAAGTTTTTTTGTATCGAATCAAAGTATTCTATGACGAACGGAAGTATGCTTGTCCTGTAAATAAAATGTTCGTTCCCTTAGGTAGGAACTGGCTGGGAGAGTTATAGAAAGTTCCTTACAGTGGTTGGACTTTACAAATAGTCGAATATATATATTAATTTACCATATTTTCTCCATTGTTTTTTAACTTATGTACTTATTTTCTCCATTGTCTTTACTGTTAAGAAGTAACCATTTATTTTTCCAATGTGATTTAGTTGAACTTCATCTTGCTGTGAATTTTTAATTTGAATTTTAATATAAAGAGAATAATTAAATGCATGAATATAAATCttcaagtatatcttgaatactCATTTTGCGCTAATGTATGCTAAATTAGCATCTACAATGGTCTCATTTTGAAGTTAAATTATTTTGGATTTTGTGCATATCCACCAATATTCTATTTTGCTTTCTGCCTACCCTTCCTTTACCCATTAATGTTATATTCTTTTTTTGTGTGCTCGAGTTTTATGTGTTGATTTTTTTGTTTACCACTAAATTCGCTCGTGATTGCAAATACCATGCCCAACATAATTGAGAGAGTTCTCGTTGTGTCTCTTATTTTAGATGAAGCAACTGGGAGAGAAAGGTTTAGAGATGATTGGGTCTTGTCGTAAATATCCAGAGCTAAAGGGTTGTTGGGATGATATAGGTAAGCCAAAAAATCTGGAGTTATGTTCTTCAACGTTTCCTCCTCATGCTCTTCGTGTGTTAATGTCAGTTATGCATGTAACCTTTATGAAAAAGTCTTTATTAAGACCCACCATCTCACGTTGAATTTCCAAGCAATCAACATCCATCCCTTTTTCTTACCTGGATTGCAGACAACTTATAATATTTAATTGCTGATGCACATTCTTTGCAGCGAAATCGTTACCCCATAGACCTTACTTGGCCATATACAGGCGAGCACATACATTACTCCATAGGAGCACCAGATGTAAATG belongs to Triticum urartu cultivar G1812 chromosome 7, Tu2.1, whole genome shotgun sequence and includes:
- the LOC125519732 gene encoding eukaryotic translation initiation factor 5B-like is translated as MDEERVEREGRRLKKKAKHRDEEGKAKDKLKRRTDEKATEADSVEEKVKEEAVVGAAEEKEGHKRKKGKGRSEETKSKENVPVVSGSIENGVGEEQAKKSGSMAPCSEGAMNKDNVKKDKKRRKEEKKKEKEADMTEQKQSFDTTVGKEQAETSGLMEVTPCLELAQGDMSKDKVKKVKKKKKEEKEAEKTGQQKQTFDTTVGNSGAKYAEGDKVEGKQSSKAKKSKRKSDDGAPAADQIVTREYKKKKKEHSVVLEESSQTENSNEGENREIKKGGKERSKASPDFSENASAGGEEAGVDGNDDKKKKKSKGIGGGKKEKEKSVWSTKGKQVSFADSAEMFRTEGGDREGIGGGKQKEKAALSKKKGKRVSFANSAEVFSIEGGDNEEDGISDESKSVHGRFTPEEDAALMEAMRGYAEMKQLGEKGLEMIGSCRKYPELKGCWDDIAKSLPHRPYLAIYRRAHTLLHRSTRCKWTDEEKEQIRRFVEKNGTDWKTLAQELGKSEIHVKHAWRRIKPKKKKGADDEEDVSGGESELVHGHRFTTEEDAILMEAMRDYAELKQLGEKGLEMIGSCSKYPELKGCWDDIAKSLPHRPHEAIYHRARILLYRSAERKWTDDEKEQIRRFVESNGTDWKTLARELGKSEIHVKDTWRRIKPKNLKKGRWTQDEHQNLFDLVNLDLRLKAHQIKNPDHRLLRDNISWEAISDKLTTRNHKNCCLKWYETLASPMVKEGVWADVDDYLLVEALQKVDAVCIEDVDWDSLLDHRSGEVCRQRWNQMVRAIGGHREKPFIEQVEVLSRRYCPEMIEYRK